In Stomatohabitans albus, one genomic interval encodes:
- a CDS encoding class II fumarate hydratase: MTTEFRTEADSMGEMQVPVSAYYGASTARALANFPISGQGIPPALIRALGLIKLAAAHVNAEKGVITAEQHDAIAKAAQEVADNKLDDHFVVDVFQTGSGTSSNMNTNEVVANRATEILGGAMGSKLVHPNDHVNAGQSSNDVFPTAVHLATYDATVTKLLPAMEYLHKALDKKAKEFADVVKSGRTHLMDAVPITLGQEFSGYARQVELGMDRVKDALTRVAELPIGGTAVGTGLNAPEGMTDGVIKQLRTLTGHDGLIEAVNHFEAQAARDAIVELSGELKVIAVSLTKIVNDLRWMGSGPRTGFMEIRLPEIQPGSSIMPAKVNPVIPESVSMVCAQVIGNDAAITVGGLQGHFELNVFIPVIARNVLESITLLAASCTNMVDKMVDGIEANAERCTELVEKNLSTVTAMVPAVGYDLSAKMAKRALKEDRPLREVCYEDSGLSKEEVDKLLDMKKMTEGGVL; encoded by the coding sequence ATGACTACTGAATTCCGCACCGAAGCCGATTCGATGGGTGAGATGCAGGTTCCTGTATCTGCCTACTATGGGGCCTCCACGGCCCGTGCTCTTGCTAACTTCCCGATCAGTGGCCAGGGGATTCCGCCAGCGCTGATTCGTGCCCTTGGGTTGATTAAGCTCGCGGCAGCCCACGTGAACGCCGAAAAGGGTGTTATCACCGCTGAACAGCATGATGCGATTGCGAAAGCTGCCCAAGAAGTTGCTGATAACAAACTGGATGACCATTTTGTTGTGGATGTGTTCCAGACCGGTTCTGGGACGAGTTCAAATATGAATACGAATGAGGTCGTCGCAAACCGTGCTACTGAGATTCTTGGTGGCGCGATGGGGTCAAAACTTGTGCACCCCAATGACCACGTGAATGCTGGACAGTCATCAAACGATGTGTTCCCCACAGCAGTTCATTTAGCTACCTATGACGCGACGGTAACCAAGTTGCTGCCTGCAATGGAATACCTCCACAAGGCGCTTGATAAGAAAGCCAAGGAATTTGCTGATGTGGTGAAGAGTGGGCGTACCCACTTGATGGATGCGGTGCCAATCACCTTGGGTCAAGAGTTCAGCGGCTATGCCCGCCAGGTTGAACTGGGTATGGATCGGGTCAAGGACGCTCTCACCCGTGTTGCTGAATTACCCATTGGTGGAACCGCGGTCGGCACCGGCTTGAATGCACCAGAAGGGATGACTGACGGGGTAATCAAGCAACTGCGCACGTTGACGGGGCATGATGGACTGATTGAAGCGGTAAACCACTTTGAAGCCCAAGCTGCCCGTGACGCCATTGTGGAACTGTCTGGTGAGCTGAAGGTCATTGCGGTCAGCCTGACCAAGATTGTGAATGACCTACGCTGGATGGGATCTGGCCCACGCACTGGGTTTATGGAAATCCGCCTCCCAGAAATCCAGCCTGGATCATCCATCATGCCTGCAAAGGTGAATCCGGTTATTCCTGAATCAGTATCTATGGTGTGCGCACAGGTGATTGGGAACGATGCGGCCATCACCGTCGGTGGGTTACAAGGCCACTTTGAACTGAATGTGTTTATTCCGGTGATCGCCCGTAATGTGCTTGAATCCATCACCCTCCTGGCAGCAAGCTGCACCAACATGGTTGACAAGATGGTTGACGGCATTGAAGCCAACGCCGAACGGTGCACCGAACTTGTTGAAAAGAACCTCTCCACAGTGACGGCCATGGTGCCCGCCGTGGGGTACGACTTGTCTGCCAAGATGGCGAAGCGTGCGCTCAAAGAAGACCGGCCACTCCGCGAGGTTTGCTACGAAGACTCTGGCTTGTCAAAGGAAGAAGTGGACAAGCTGTTGGACATGAAGAAGATGACCGAAGGCGGCGTACTTTAA
- a CDS encoding trimeric intracellular cation channel family protein has protein sequence MTTAELIFFGVECFGLAFFAISGVVLAGRAQLDGFGVFVIAFITAAGGGTVRDVILNVPPFWTTNMGYFWSIAIAGVLGQIMVRVSKNRLPGWVALSLDAAGLCVFSVTGCLKTLDLGWRWEIAILMAILTGVGGGLVRDTLLQVKPYVFRGELYAIISAFAAALLVAQLALDIPRFTAGAIASFSAFILRMLAWKKGWSLPVFDIDKPVRPIAKAQPLPVPPPVPVRPYGRKRTSSLVPIVPSRRLGLRMNHK, from the coding sequence TTGACCACTGCTGAACTAATATTTTTTGGGGTTGAGTGCTTCGGCCTCGCCTTTTTCGCTATCTCCGGTGTCGTACTCGCCGGACGTGCACAACTTGACGGGTTCGGGGTTTTTGTTATCGCATTTATCACCGCAGCCGGTGGTGGCACGGTACGCGATGTCATCTTGAATGTCCCGCCATTCTGGACCACCAATATGGGGTACTTCTGGTCTATCGCCATTGCCGGAGTTCTTGGTCAAATCATGGTTCGCGTATCCAAAAACCGGCTCCCAGGCTGGGTAGCGCTGAGCCTTGATGCCGCCGGGCTCTGTGTGTTCAGCGTGACTGGTTGCCTTAAAACGCTCGATCTTGGCTGGCGATGGGAGATTGCCATTTTGATGGCTATTTTGACTGGTGTTGGCGGTGGGCTTGTACGCGACACGCTGTTACAAGTTAAGCCCTATGTCTTTCGTGGCGAGCTATACGCCATCATTTCAGCATTTGCCGCTGCCCTTCTTGTTGCCCAATTAGCGCTGGATATTCCTCGGTTTACAGCCGGTGCTATTGCCAGTTTCTCAGCATTCATCTTGCGGATGCTGGCTTGGAAGAAAGGGTGGAGCCTGCCAGTCTTTGACATTGATAAACCGGTACGCCCCATCGCTAAGGCCCAACCACTACCGGTACCGCCACCGGTACCGGTTCGCCCCTATGGTCGTAAACGTACGAGCTCACTCGTACCCATTGTTCCTTCTCGCCGGTTAGGGCTTAGGATGAATCACAAATAG
- a CDS encoding trimeric intracellular cation channel family protein — translation MDLYASFSSLFTLADLVGTIAFAMSGVMLASRLKMDMVGVVVLAFLPACGGGTVRDLLLGATPFWMEQPYYLYAVFFTAMVGQFTVVHYHESLPRWVLPTFDAIGLAVFTVAGIDKALLYGFGWEVSVTMGVLTGCGGGLLRDVVATERAGLLSTEVYATVSLAGGLLLFVMRKLELFNLGTMSFIACVFIFVFRMIAWHRNWHLPRVVLK, via the coding sequence ATGGACCTTTACGCTTCATTTTCTTCACTGTTCACCCTTGCTGATCTTGTAGGAACAATCGCCTTTGCGATGTCTGGGGTGATGTTGGCCAGCCGGCTCAAAATGGACATGGTAGGCGTTGTAGTCCTCGCTTTTTTACCAGCATGTGGCGGTGGTACGGTTCGTGACTTGCTCTTGGGCGCGACACCGTTTTGGATGGAACAGCCGTACTATCTGTATGCAGTTTTTTTCACCGCAATGGTGGGGCAATTCACCGTGGTTCACTATCACGAGAGTTTGCCGCGTTGGGTACTGCCCACCTTTGATGCTATCGGTCTCGCAGTATTCACCGTAGCTGGAATAGACAAAGCGCTGCTGTATGGATTCGGTTGGGAAGTGTCCGTAACCATGGGCGTACTCACCGGATGCGGTGGGGGTCTATTGCGTGATGTCGTTGCGACCGAGCGTGCAGGGCTTTTAAGCACCGAAGTCTACGCAACGGTCTCACTAGCAGGTGGATTGTTGCTCTTTGTGATGCGCAAGCTTGAATTATTCAACCTCGGCACAATGAGTTTTATCGCCTGCGTTTTTATCTTCGTATTCAGGATGATTGCCTGGCATCGTAACTGGCATCTTCCCCGAGTGGTGTTGAAATAG
- a CDS encoding ABC transporter substrate-binding protein: MRPVSIAFSTLLCLSLAGCSGSAPNTSESDHLSPRPSSSATANQSSPAVASDAPSNSNQNTVLEGLPESGITADGQYKGPQGFAFFDDPEQVFPAEIKHIYGTTTIPKQPKTIVTLGDGATDAVLMLARVPNAMPTVTGGEHNGMLEDWASVIQGFGIEPGSPDMPVMLDTTHGVPVDEIKRIKPDVILALENGITKAEYEQLSAFAPVVAPLHEPGTTRWEDLVLVTGQALGQGIHAKELTRQINETTEYESQNLTGLAGKTIHVGILRLSPTPTLEVYTPDNPRLMFYASYGFKAAPLPSGLEAAGDDRLVSVPAEKVAELTSDVMVVFVDGNKSPDAILTDPLVQQVPAAKRGNLMVITNEKERLATEHLGLVWYTSAFDDHINHISTQLNAN, from the coding sequence ATGAGACCCGTATCCATCGCGTTTTCCACACTGTTGTGTTTGAGCTTGGCGGGCTGTTCTGGCAGCGCACCGAACACGAGCGAATCGGACCACCTTTCACCTCGTCCTTCCTCTTCGGCCACAGCGAACCAATCCAGCCCAGCCGTCGCTTCGGATGCTCCGAGCAACTCCAATCAAAATACTGTCTTAGAGGGGCTGCCTGAGTCTGGTATCACGGCAGATGGACAATATAAAGGCCCGCAAGGGTTTGCGTTTTTTGATGACCCTGAGCAGGTATTTCCCGCAGAAATCAAGCACATCTACGGGACCACCACGATTCCAAAACAACCCAAAACTATTGTCACCCTCGGTGACGGGGCGACCGATGCGGTCTTGATGCTTGCCCGTGTACCCAACGCCATGCCAACGGTAACGGGTGGGGAGCATAATGGCATGCTTGAGGATTGGGCGTCGGTAATCCAGGGCTTTGGAATAGAACCGGGCAGCCCGGATATGCCCGTGATGTTGGACACCACACATGGGGTACCAGTGGATGAGATCAAACGCATCAAACCCGACGTGATTTTAGCCCTAGAAAACGGCATAACGAAAGCCGAATATGAACAGCTCAGTGCGTTTGCCCCTGTTGTAGCGCCGCTTCACGAACCTGGCACCACACGATGGGAGGATCTTGTCCTCGTGACCGGCCAAGCCCTTGGACAAGGTATCCATGCCAAGGAGCTCACTAGGCAAATCAATGAAACCACTGAATATGAGAGTCAGAATCTCACAGGCCTAGCCGGTAAGACCATCCATGTTGGTATTTTGCGGCTCTCCCCTACCCCTACGCTGGAGGTATACACACCTGATAATCCACGCTTGATGTTCTATGCGTCCTATGGGTTCAAGGCCGCTCCCCTTCCCAGTGGGCTTGAGGCAGCAGGTGATGACCGGCTTGTTTCCGTACCCGCAGAAAAGGTCGCTGAGCTGACGAGTGATGTGATGGTGGTCTTTGTTGACGGCAATAAATCGCCTGATGCCATATTGACCGATCCGCTTGTGCAGCAAGTACCAGCAGCAAAACGTGGCAATCTCATGGTCATTACCAATGAGAAGGAACGCTTAGCAACCGAGCATCTCGGCCTGGTCTGGTATACCTCAGCCTTTGATGACCATATCAATCACATCAGCACACAGTTGAACGCCAACTAG
- a CDS encoding exodeoxyribonuclease III yields the protein MLRIASHNVNGIRATHQRGWVPWVNARGIDVIGLQEVRATPNQYPDGVFDGWDVHVDTGEMKGRNGVALLSKTPVAASRTGIGLEEFAGDGRYVEIDLADYPLTIASLYLPKGDVPDGESEAKQAKYDRKFRFLARLAALLAEKADEAANGGREFLIIGDFNIARSELDIKNWKGNLNSEGFLPEERQWFADMLETTGLVDIVRTMHPDQPGPYSWWSWRGQAFANDAGWRIDYHLATPGLAATAVTSGVDREPSRDERLSDHAPVVVDYDFPA from the coding sequence ATGCTACGAATTGCAAGCCATAACGTGAACGGAATCCGAGCAACGCATCAACGCGGTTGGGTGCCTTGGGTGAATGCCCGCGGCATTGATGTGATTGGCCTTCAAGAAGTTCGGGCAACACCCAACCAATATCCTGACGGGGTCTTTGATGGTTGGGATGTACACGTGGATACGGGCGAAATGAAGGGGCGAAATGGTGTTGCCCTGTTATCCAAAACGCCTGTTGCCGCTTCTCGAACGGGGATTGGGTTGGAGGAGTTTGCTGGTGATGGTCGGTACGTAGAAATTGATCTGGCTGACTATCCGCTGACCATTGCCAGTTTGTATTTACCCAAAGGTGATGTGCCTGACGGTGAAAGTGAAGCCAAACAAGCTAAATATGACCGTAAATTCCGGTTCTTGGCACGCTTGGCGGCGCTGTTGGCCGAAAAAGCTGATGAAGCTGCTAATGGTGGCCGAGAATTCCTGATTATCGGCGACTTCAACATTGCCCGCAGTGAATTAGACATTAAGAACTGGAAAGGCAATCTTAATAGTGAGGGGTTCTTACCAGAAGAACGCCAGTGGTTTGCTGACATGTTAGAAACCACAGGACTCGTTGATATTGTGCGCACAATGCATCCCGACCAACCGGGTCCTTATAGCTGGTGGAGCTGGCGCGGCCAAGCCTTTGCAAACGATGCTGGGTGGCGGATTGACTATCACTTGGCTACCCCAGGGCTAGCGGCCACGGCGGTAACAAGCGGTGTGGACCGTGAACCGAGCAGAGATGAGCGCCTCAGTGATCATGCTCCGGTAGTCGTTGATTACGACTTCCCCGCATAG
- a CDS encoding cell wall-binding repeat-containing protein, translating to MSLRVLALSASIALTVGLVPTAGIAQAKSVPVSIKGDSSEVHRIWGSDRVSTAIFASRDMYPSATKEATGKPKTQVTHVIVAGADNPADSATAIPLAVQTGAPILLTYNNITKTNLHNSASLHPYTREEIERVLRPGGMVTIIGGVDAVSLEAEDQIKKMVGDRKQPLNFSVRRLGGDTRALTSQRVSDTTAERNETNSMLTNPLKALDTYNVVTASINPSKVYAVDPSDANWATALVAGNIAARNNGMVVYGSQGVAWARQNLSGFRLVRLGTWNQNTWPSSVVPDESPAAVDPDVMSLYVDLGSTNQLAFATDKDFPDALVGAAHAAQRKRALVMTDGKAKAVPKEFLDTVRPFTSISKKGGDIFYGGNQAFTASNASKIAEGK from the coding sequence ATGTCATTACGAGTACTTGCGCTTAGTGCATCCATTGCCCTGACCGTAGGTCTGGTGCCCACGGCGGGTATCGCTCAGGCGAAATCTGTTCCGGTGAGCATCAAGGGTGATTCGAGTGAGGTTCATCGCATCTGGGGTTCTGACCGTGTCAGCACGGCCATCTTCGCCAGCCGCGACATGTATCCCTCAGCCACAAAAGAGGCAACCGGCAAACCCAAGACCCAAGTCACCCATGTCATCGTGGCAGGTGCTGATAACCCTGCCGACTCTGCAACGGCTATTCCGTTGGCAGTACAGACGGGTGCCCCCATTCTGTTGACGTATAACAACATCACCAAGACCAATTTGCATAACAGTGCATCCCTACATCCGTACACTCGTGAGGAGATTGAGCGAGTACTCCGGCCTGGTGGGATGGTCACTATCATCGGTGGTGTAGATGCAGTCAGCTTGGAAGCTGAAGACCAGATCAAGAAGATGGTCGGTGATCGGAAACAGCCACTGAATTTCAGTGTTCGTCGTCTCGGTGGTGACACTCGTGCACTTACTAGCCAGCGAGTGTCAGATACGACTGCTGAACGCAACGAAACAAATTCAATGCTGACGAATCCTTTGAAGGCACTTGATACCTACAACGTAGTCACCGCCTCAATCAACCCGTCAAAGGTCTATGCCGTTGACCCGTCAGATGCCAACTGGGCTACCGCGTTGGTCGCTGGCAATATTGCCGCGCGCAATAACGGCATGGTTGTGTATGGTTCCCAAGGGGTTGCGTGGGCACGGCAGAACTTGAGTGGGTTCCGTTTAGTTCGCCTCGGGACGTGGAATCAGAACACATGGCCGTCCAGTGTTGTGCCTGATGAGTCACCAGCCGCTGTAGACCCTGATGTGATGTCTCTGTATGTCGATCTTGGTTCAACTAATCAGCTGGCCTTTGCAACCGACAAAGACTTTCCTGATGCGCTTGTAGGCGCGGCTCACGCCGCTCAAAGGAAGCGCGCCCTTGTTATGACCGACGGAAAAGCAAAGGCGGTCCCAAAAGAGTTCCTAGACACCGTTCGCCCCTTCACATCCATTAGCAAGAAGGGTGGCGACATCTTCTATGGAGGTAATCAAGCCTTCACTGCATCGAATGCAAGTAAAATCGCTGAAGGTAAGTAG
- a CDS encoding response regulator transcription factor produces MSGWEPLGSDDIPIVDLDDLPPIQWGEGADDAWGEDEPQSDGRIRLLLASPHPIVTEAMAWMLEGLRDDIDVIAEAHTPGELRILVADTRPSLVLLDGTYPDEDPVTIVRGLLLEHSELPIVLLADTDSSNDLRDALAAGVKGYLLKTTTGDEILLAIDKVRQGEVVVSNPLIGLLVDTIHPSGSGETLTRRELQVLDLLEKNMSDAQIAQVLSISIRTVQKHLTNMYRKCDVSNRDEMIAFARRRGVGLRY; encoded by the coding sequence TTGAGTGGATGGGAGCCACTTGGGTCCGACGATATTCCTATCGTCGACCTTGATGATCTCCCACCGATTCAATGGGGCGAAGGTGCTGACGATGCGTGGGGGGAAGACGAACCACAGTCGGACGGGCGTATTCGGCTTCTCCTTGCATCACCCCATCCCATTGTTACCGAGGCAATGGCGTGGATGCTTGAGGGCTTACGCGACGATATTGATGTGATCGCTGAGGCTCATACCCCAGGTGAGCTTCGTATCCTCGTTGCCGATACCCGACCATCGCTCGTGCTCTTGGACGGTACCTACCCCGATGAGGACCCCGTTACCATTGTTCGTGGGCTCTTACTTGAACATAGTGAGTTACCCATCGTGTTATTAGCTGATACTGATTCAAGTAATGACCTGAGAGATGCTCTCGCCGCAGGTGTCAAAGGTTACTTATTAAAAACTACTACCGGTGATGAGATTCTCCTTGCAATCGACAAAGTTCGTCAAGGAGAAGTTGTTGTAAGTAATCCTTTAATTGGTTTGTTAGTAGATACCATTCATCCTTCTGGAAGCGGCGAAACCCTTACCAGACGGGAGTTACAGGTCCTTGACCTGCTTGAAAAGAACATGAGTGATGCACAGATTGCTCAAGTTTTGAGTATCAGTATTCGAACAGTACAAAAACATTTAACTAACATGTACCGCAAGTGCGATGTATCTAACCGTGATGAAATGATTGCATTTGCTCGCCGTCGCGGGGTTGGCCTTCGGTACTAG
- a CDS encoding NYN domain-containing protein → MAEEERIALFLDYENLAIGAREDLRGMQFDLRPLADALAERGRVVVRKAYADWTSFDEDRRMLTKEQVELIEIPQRLGAVRKNAADIKMAVDAIELVFERDYISTFVICTGDSDFTPLVNKLRELNKRVIGVGLKASTSKLLPPACDEFIFYELLEGVDLPTRPKKNRKKQNDRHKGTVPAPTKAAKTVPVSKVAVVEDIDDVDDGDDTLEVTEHTIENLTKIVTSTLGGLIRTAHGPVTASQLKRAMLRKDPTFTEAEYGFRGFGEALQDLASRGDIELSDGPSQGDPQVGLPTQSNTEADAFALLARVVRQHEPAPLDGLKSLIRTVEPDFSEKRFGYSGFLQFCKAARRTNIIKMEWDEDAEDYLLRSIN, encoded by the coding sequence ATGGCCGAAGAAGAACGTATAGCGCTATTCCTTGATTATGAGAATCTCGCCATCGGCGCGCGAGAGGACCTCCGCGGCATGCAGTTTGATCTCCGTCCCCTGGCTGATGCGTTGGCTGAACGGGGTCGCGTCGTCGTACGCAAGGCGTATGCCGATTGGACAAGTTTTGACGAAGATCGGCGGATGCTGACCAAAGAACAGGTGGAACTCATTGAGATTCCACAGCGTCTTGGTGCTGTTCGTAAGAATGCGGCTGATATCAAGATGGCTGTTGATGCCATTGAACTCGTCTTTGAGCGTGATTACATTTCAACGTTTGTGATTTGTACTGGGGATAGTGATTTCACACCGCTGGTTAACAAGCTCCGAGAACTGAATAAGCGCGTCATTGGGGTAGGGCTCAAGGCATCTACATCAAAATTATTGCCGCCAGCATGCGATGAATTCATCTTCTATGAATTACTTGAGGGGGTGGATTTACCTACCCGGCCAAAGAAAAACCGGAAGAAACAAAACGATCGTCACAAGGGTACGGTTCCCGCACCAACGAAGGCCGCCAAGACGGTGCCGGTGAGTAAGGTCGCCGTTGTTGAAGATATCGACGATGTAGATGATGGCGATGACACACTTGAGGTTACCGAGCACACGATTGAGAATCTCACCAAAATTGTTACCAGCACATTGGGCGGCTTGATTCGTACCGCCCATGGGCCAGTCACCGCCAGCCAGTTAAAGCGGGCGATGCTGCGAAAAGATCCGACCTTTACTGAGGCAGAATATGGGTTCCGTGGCTTTGGTGAGGCACTCCAGGATTTAGCGTCACGAGGTGATATTGAGCTTTCTGATGGGCCAAGCCAGGGCGACCCGCAAGTCGGTCTCCCAACCCAAAGCAACACTGAAGCTGACGCATTCGCCCTATTAGCTCGAGTCGTTCGCCAGCACGAACCAGCGCCCTTGGATGGGCTGAAATCACTCATACGGACTGTCGAACCTGACTTTAGTGAAAAACGCTTTGGATATTCCGGGTTTTTGCAGTTCTGTAAAGCTGCCCGTCGCACAAACATCATCAAGATGGAGTGGGATGAAGATGCGGAAGACTACTTGCTGCGGAGTATCAATTGA
- the ftsH gene encoding ATP-dependent zinc metalloprotease FtsH, translating to MNVPTQSGGQKSGQPARPWKTEGLPKNSDGDKEPSNWWRLARIVLIGYAIVFLALSFFPFQGTPQTIPYPEFTQQVSDGNVKKVFTRGDSIQGELIKPVDVPKADPTEANGALSLWGTKQTTYTQFETERPSFAQDDLLALLKNKGVEVRSTPIIQQRSLLTNILLSFGPILLLVGLYFWMLRRSTRMMGGMFGGKDKKKPVDPETVRVTFEDVAGIDEVEDEISEIVDYLKNPSKYEQLGARAPKGVLLSGAPGTGKTLLARATAGEAGVPYFSSSGSEFIEMIVGVGAQRVRELFNEARKVAPSIIFIDEIDTIGRRRGGSRSIGGHDEREQTLNQVLTEMDGFEDSSGVVVIAATNRPDVLDPALLRPGRFDRTITVHAPDKDGRRQILDVHTRKVPLETSVDLDAIAASTPGMTGAELSNLVNEAALIAAKQNAKQVSQRNLMDALEKVQLGAARKVIMPEDERQRTAWHEAGHALLGMLQPGADPVRKVSIIPRGRALGVTFSAPEGDRYGYDRDYLLGRIVGALGGMAAEHIIFNVVTTGAASDLKTATGIARSMVGRWGMSEAVGPVQVLDDELDPRTMGISEQQLNLVDDEVRTIIEECYARAISLLTEHRDKLQGIVDELLVHETLDEPDIYKAAGIDLEAHKAANRGETTMVGAAKPEESEQTTQEAGEAVAQKPKGAQEHPAPRMPLPDIQDDSSGPYSHGDR from the coding sequence TCGAATTGGTGGCGGCTTGCGCGTATTGTCCTCATTGGCTATGCCATTGTTTTCCTTGCACTCTCATTCTTTCCTTTTCAAGGCACACCACAGACCATTCCCTATCCGGAGTTCACCCAACAAGTGAGTGATGGAAATGTGAAAAAAGTCTTTACCCGTGGTGATTCAATTCAAGGTGAATTGATCAAGCCGGTAGATGTCCCCAAAGCCGACCCAACTGAGGCAAACGGGGCGTTGTCATTATGGGGTACCAAACAAACGACGTACACCCAGTTCGAAACGGAGCGTCCATCCTTTGCCCAAGATGACCTTCTAGCTCTGTTGAAGAACAAAGGGGTAGAAGTTCGTTCAACACCGATCATCCAACAACGATCGTTGCTTACCAACATATTGCTGAGTTTTGGGCCGATTCTGCTGCTTGTTGGGCTGTACTTTTGGATGCTTCGTCGCTCCACACGAATGATGGGTGGGATGTTCGGCGGCAAGGACAAGAAAAAGCCCGTCGATCCTGAAACCGTACGCGTTACGTTTGAAGATGTTGCAGGTATTGACGAAGTCGAAGATGAGATTAGTGAAATTGTCGATTACTTGAAAAACCCAAGTAAATATGAGCAATTGGGCGCACGGGCGCCTAAGGGGGTACTCCTCAGTGGGGCTCCTGGCACCGGTAAAACCCTGTTGGCTCGAGCAACCGCAGGCGAAGCTGGAGTGCCGTACTTTTCGTCAAGTGGTTCAGAGTTCATTGAAATGATCGTTGGTGTCGGTGCGCAACGCGTTCGCGAACTCTTCAACGAAGCCCGTAAGGTAGCACCATCCATCATCTTTATTGATGAAATTGACACGATTGGCCGTCGTCGTGGTGGTTCACGGTCCATTGGCGGTCATGATGAGCGTGAACAAACCTTGAACCAGGTCCTCACTGAAATGGATGGCTTCGAGGATTCGTCCGGGGTGGTTGTGATTGCGGCAACAAACCGACCGGACGTGCTTGATCCTGCGTTATTACGTCCTGGACGTTTTGATAGGACCATCACCGTTCATGCTCCCGACAAGGATGGCCGTCGTCAGATTTTAGATGTGCACACGCGCAAGGTGCCTTTGGAAACGAGTGTTGATTTAGATGCGATTGCCGCATCAACACCGGGGATGACTGGTGCTGAACTATCCAACCTCGTTAATGAAGCGGCGCTGATTGCAGCGAAGCAGAACGCAAAACAGGTAAGCCAACGCAACCTCATGGACGCACTAGAAAAGGTCCAGCTTGGGGCGGCTCGTAAAGTCATCATGCCCGAAGATGAACGTCAACGCACTGCCTGGCATGAAGCAGGACACGCCTTACTAGGGATGTTGCAACCAGGGGCTGACCCGGTTCGTAAGGTTTCAATCATCCCACGTGGCCGTGCCTTAGGGGTAACGTTTAGTGCCCCAGAGGGGGATCGGTATGGGTACGACCGTGACTACCTTCTTGGGCGCATTGTGGGTGCTCTAGGCGGGATGGCTGCTGAACACATCATCTTTAATGTGGTTACAACCGGCGCGGCCAGCGACTTGAAAACAGCTACCGGCATTGCTCGTTCAATGGTTGGGCGTTGGGGTATGAGTGAGGCAGTAGGCCCTGTTCAAGTCCTCGATGATGAACTAGATCCACGAACCATGGGTATCAGTGAACAGCAGTTGAACCTCGTTGATGATGAAGTCCGAACAATCATCGAGGAGTGCTATGCACGCGCTATTAGCTTGCTCACAGAACATCGAGACAAACTTCAAGGCATCGTCGACGAACTGCTTGTACATGAAACTCTCGACGAACCTGATATCTACAAAGCAGCGGGTATTGACTTAGAGGCACATAAAGCAGCAAACCGTGGTGAAACAACGATGGTTGGTGCTGCCAAGCCAGAAGAATCTGAGCAAACTACTCAAGAAGCAGGTGAGGCAGTCGCTCAGAAACCTAAAGGTGCACAAGAACACCCCGCACCGCGTATGCCTTTGCCTGACATTCAAGACGACAGTAGCGGCCCCTACAGTCATGGAGACCGATGA